AAGAGCTGAACGCTTTGAATTTGCAACTGATGCAGGAGGTGGCCGCGGCCCTGAAAGAATTGTGCGCCGACGATACCGTGCGCGTTATTGTGCTTACCGGTAGTGAGCGAGCTTTCGCGGCCGGCGCCGATATCAAGCAAATGGCGGGGCGTACGGCCATCGATATGCTCACCATCGATCAGTTCAGCACCTGGGACCAGATTCGGAAAACGCATAAGCCGCTAATTGCGGCCGTTTCGGGCTTTGCGTTGGGGGGCGGCTGCGAGTTGGCCATGACCTGCGACATGATTGTGGCCTCGGAAACGGCGCAGTTTGGGCAGCCTGAAATTCGTATCGGTACGATGCCGGGCGCGGGTGGTACACAACGGCTCACGCGGGCGTTGGGCAAAGCGCGCGCCATGGAAATGGTGCTTACCGGCCAGTCGATTTCGGCGCTGGAAGCTGAGCGCCACGGCCTTGTAAATAAAGTAGTGCCCGTGGGGCAATACTTGGAGGAAGCGTTTCGATTGGCAGCCAGCATTGCCCAGATGTCGCCGGTAGCGGCGCGCCTCGCTAAAGAATCGGTGAACCGGGCGTTTGAGACGCATTTGGACGAAGGACTGCACTTTGAGCGCAAAAACTTCTATATGACGTTTGCTTCTGAAGATCAGAAAGAAGGAATGGCGGCGTTTGTGGAAAAGCGGCCCGCCGATTTTAAGGGGCGCTAGTATTTGGTATCCAGAGTGGGGCGACGTAGTCGAAGGCGTTGTTCCACTTTGGATCTTCTACTGCAACGCCACATTTTCGCTTCCCAGCGAACATTATTGTCCTCCTACGCCTTATTAAGGTACCGTTTAAGGAGAATCTATTTTTCTGTGAGCACTTCAACTAAACATTCTGACGCTTCATTGCCAGCGGCTCCTACCCGCCAATGGCTGCGCGACCGGCTAACGCAGGCGGGTTTGAGGGCTACGCGCCAGCGGCTTGTTATTCTGGAGAGCGTGGTTGTGGAGAAGGGCCACCCGACAGCCGAACAGGTGCACCGCCAAGTGCTGATGCACGATGCGACGGTGTCGCTGGGCACGGTGTATAAGGCGCTTGACAGCTTTGTTACAACGGGGCTGTGCAAGCGGGTGCCTACGGCTGAAGGAGCGTGTCGCCGCTACGATGCCGACTGTTCAATCCATCACCATTTGTATTGCTCCAACACGCAGGAAATAATTGACTACTGCGACCCGCAGCTGGACGCGCTGATTCAGGAATTTCTGGAAGCTCGTGGCTTTCAGAACTTTTGGCCCCGCTCCTTTTCGCTGCATATCACCGGCGAGCGGGCTGACGTAACAAACGAGCAGCAATAATTGCCCCCCAGCTTCATCTTAGCGTATAGCAAAGCTGCCGAAGCTGCACGTTAGGATACAATGCGACTTTAGGCAACGTACAAGTCATCTACGTTCACCTTATTTCACCCCTCAATCACCTTTTCCATGGCAGTTTTAGTTGGCAAGCGTGCACCCTCTTTCAAGGCTACGGCCGTTGTTGATGGTGAATTCGAACAAGAGTTTTCCCTTGATCGGTACCTGGGCAAAAAACATGTAGTCTTTTTCTTTTATCCCGCCGACTTTACGTTCGTTTGTCCTACCGAAATTCTTGCCTTCCAGGATAAGCTGGCCGAGTTTGAGTCGAAGGGCGTTGCCTTAGTGGGCTGCTCTACCGATACGCATTTTTCGC
The window above is part of the Hymenobacter radiodurans genome. Proteins encoded here:
- a CDS encoding enoyl-CoA hydratase-related protein; translated protein: MEFITVTPAARPQVALIQLNRPKELNALNLQLMQEVAAALKELCADDTVRVIVLTGSERAFAAGADIKQMAGRTAIDMLTIDQFSTWDQIRKTHKPLIAAVSGFALGGGCELAMTCDMIVASETAQFGQPEIRIGTMPGAGGTQRLTRALGKARAMEMVLTGQSISALEAERHGLVNKVVPVGQYLEEAFRLAASIAQMSPVAARLAKESVNRAFETHLDEGLHFERKNFYMTFASEDQKEGMAAFVEKRPADFKGR
- a CDS encoding Fur family transcriptional regulator, with translation MSTSTKHSDASLPAAPTRQWLRDRLTQAGLRATRQRLVILESVVVEKGHPTAEQVHRQVLMHDATVSLGTVYKALDSFVTTGLCKRVPTAEGACRRYDADCSIHHHLYCSNTQEIIDYCDPQLDALIQEFLEARGFQNFWPRSFSLHITGERADVTNEQQ